The genomic window TCTACCTATGAATTTGCGTACCTTTAATTGGTCTGAATGATAAAAGTAAAGTTGATGGCTGGTGAGTTAGTACTGTATCAATCAGGAAGCAattacaacacacacacacacacacacacaggaagagagagagagagagagagagagagagagagagagagagagagagagattgagcaaccgtaaaaaagtCCAGCTTGTGATCTGTGTCGGGGGACAAGcgttcccatcgatgcgtgcgctgaagcgcctgggtgtgatggtcgacgcgtGCGGTTTATCAGCTCACAGCCATGTACACAACGATGTAGCGAGTTGATCAGTACATCctaaataatagaattttgagttagccaaagcaattcgaaataacactgatgattagagcactaaaatcaaaatccgcaactaaaatgttggatttttttcgaggtatttCTCTCTGTCTGTCTCTGCCGTCGAAACAAGAAAGCATTTCGCGAGCGCGTTGTACGGTTCTACGAGCAACACAAGAATCTCGGCGAAAAGTGCACGGTACAATATTTCAAAGGGGAAAACGTTGCGCCGTCGACTGTTTACAACACCTTTCGACGGTGCAATCTCAATGCCGCTTGCCGgttgataaaaaaattattttggctaaatattttgttttgcacgaagcaagttacttccctcgcaaaaaaaagcaaaaaaaaaaaaaaaacaatcgttcCCGAATACCCACTCGATCCCATTTGTACCCTAAAAAGCACAACCCGCTTCACAATTTGCTTCAGTGTCGCCCAATCGCAGATTTCTTCGGGATTTCGTTTTGAGAGCCACGAATTGCAAACAAGTTGATTGGTAGAAGATCACGAAATGCATTAGCAAAGTTGACGTAGACGCCGTACTACGCGCCTGTTCCGACATCAAACGGAAGCTTCGCCGAACAGCATCCAATTACGGATCGGTTTGAAATGTTCACTAATTTTTGGCCAACAATGGAGAACGTATCTTCTAATTTCAATCGAAtcgtttgtcttttttttttgacaggttgagaaaaaaaatccaaaatttgtgttgccacccgttaactttttttgttttagtaattttaataacgaaagttttcagcaaaggaccagccgaccgaaacgttttccgcaggtcgccaaattacgagcacttccgctcgagcaaatatgtacaaaaatgaaataattttatatagagagaagttttctttcgattggaTAGCACCGAAAAGGTTTTCCAATTGCTAGAAGGTTCAAATTAACCTATTTTCCACAATTCAGTTTGCACGTGCCGCCATAGTCGGATACATGATTTGATAATATTCGGCCATACGCTTAAAACAGAATGTTCAGCGGGTGTTAGTTTGGACGGTGCGGACAGTGCAGTAAATTGAATGCAAACTTCCAGTGTACTTTTCACAAGCAGTAATTcgattttggttgatttaaaaCAACAGTCCGTAAAATTTTACCGGCACCGATCGAATAGTAACTTCCAACCGTCATCTACGCGTTCCCAAACAGAGCCGATGAATACGATCCTAAACAACAGACACCGGACCCCCGGTTATCATATTCGCAGACTTGCATCATCGTGCATCCATCGACTCGTCGTCTACAACTGTGTGTGTGGaagaaaaccaaaccaaacgaaCGCGCAATGGCTGAAACTGCTATCGACGTTGCTGCTACGGCCCCTGCCGTCGTCGCCTCTCCGCCAGCCGCCAAAGCGCCACCGAAGCAGGCGGCCAAGGCTAGCAAGAGTGACGCCAAGAaaccgaaaaaatcttcaacccaTCCACCAGTGAGTGAGATGGTTCTGGCTGCCATCCGGACCCTGAAGGAACGGAGCGGATCATCACTGCAGGCGATCAAAAAGTACATCGCCGCCAACTACATGTGTGACGTCGCCAGGCTGGCTCCGTTTATCCGGAAGGCTTTGAAAACGGGTGTCGAGAAGGGAAACATCACCCAGACCAAGGGTACCGGTGCTTCCGGATCGTTTAAGGTGACGGTCGAAGCAAAGAAACCGGCTGGCGATAAGAAACCACCATCGGGTGCAGCGAAAAAACCGAAGAAATCGGCTACTAAATCCGGGGAGAAGAAAAATCCGCCGGCTGGTGGTGGTGAGAAGACCAGCAAGCCAAAGGCGGCGATCCCGGCCGCTAAGAAATCGGCTACGAAGAAAGCGAAAGCTGCTGCCCCTGCAAAGGCGGTAACGGCTGCCACTAAACAGAAAGCCACCAaaccatcgaaggctgcagcgaacaagccgagggcacctaagccaaagaaggccgccaccgccccgaagaaggtcaccgccggcaagaagtaaattcccgacaacgtgcgcgtccccccaaaacaacagtccttttcaggactaacaaaattgtaaagaattgattgatgcttattttccgttaatGCTCCGTTCCCCCCATGAGTTTTCTAGCTTGAGCAGCAGCGCGCGCACACACCCGCATTCAACTGGCTGTCGATTGGCAAGATAAATCAGTCGTCGTTAGTTTGATTAAACAAATCACTATAGTAAATAGGCGCGGTTTCTTGCTCAGATAAACGTACGTACGTACAGGTAAATTAATAGTAGGCCGTGGTTTTCTGTTGccttaacaaacaaacaaacaaacagagcaagtataatattactctgattagcaaacaacgcgcttattttggctataataaaacagagaaaaattggctggcacaataaacaaacgaacgaacgaTAATTACCGATTTTTTAGCCTAAATTGACGAACGTATTGTATTGTTCAACTTTGCGATTATGAATTGTGTTGGGTATTTAATTATTAACGTTCAACGCAGATCAGAAGTTTGAAGGCTGGGAAGTGCATTGTAttaacaagtatgatccagaaatgtgttCTTTTTGCGGCAGAATTTTCATACGCAGGGGCTGTTTTAGACTGACTGAGTAGAATATAGACGATAAAGGGGTAGAAAAAAGACCGTTTTCCGTcttaacaaaaacaatcaactagcggtaaggggaaagactacttccacaaactacagcaattgatttggtgatgatttgaaaaatggacagagaaacaaaaatgacaacGACGTTTTTGCTCtaatgaaacaaacaaacaaacaaacaacaactaatgtttatataaactatgtgtacacatttcaattcaactctttaccagaacgtgttttggtggccctgaaaagggccgatgACGATGGGGTGGTGGTGTGTGACATCCGGCGGCGGGGCGGGCGACACGTTTACTTCGAGCTGGTATACTTGGTAACGGCCTTGGTACCTTCCGATACGGCATGTTTCGCCAGCTCTCCCGGTAACAGCAAACGAACGGCGGTCTGTACCTCGCGGGAGGTGATCGTCGACCGTCGGTTGTAATGGGCCAGACGAGATGCTTCGTTAGCAATACGCTCGAAGATGTCGTTCACGAAGCTATTCATGATGCTCATCGCCTTCGACGAGACACCGGTGTCCGGATGGACCTGCTTCAGcaccttgtagatgtagatagcgtagctttccttgcgccgttgctttcgcttcttcttctctcctcctcctgcttttgtggcgatgttcttctgtgccttgccaccgccgccgccggattttttcacagcctttccgctggctttcggtgccatagtaacgacgtggttgtgctgctgttaacgctctcgatgcgaactgcgctgactgattggtagcaaaaatcactacatatcgcttatatacgatcgtgtagcgagacgaaggttcgtccttttttgtgtttagcgcgtttcgttcgttcgctactccgcccctttggcgaacgatgtgcaatgaAGCGAATGCATAACAAGGGGTGCTGTGTGCGCGAGTGGCATCAGTGTTACTCGTATTGTCTACGTGACTACACACGAACGCGCACAGCGATAAACCTACAACAATGTCTGCACGCGGTAAAGGAGGAAAAGTGAAGGGAAAGCCAAAATCCCGCTCAGTTCGTGCCGGTCTCCAGTTCCCTGTTGGCCGAATTCACCGTCTGCTGAGGAAGGGAAATTATGCTGAACGTGTCGGTGCCGGAGCACCCGTCTACTTGGCAGCTGTGATGGAATATCTTGCCGCCGAAGTACTGGAGCTGGCAGGAAACGCTGCTCGCGATAACAAAAAGACCAGAATCATCCCCCGTCAtctgcagctggccattcgaaatgacgaagagctgaacaaactgctctccggtgTGACCATTGCTCAGGGTGGCGTGTTGCCTAACATACAGGCCGTACTGCTGCCGAAGAAGACTGAAAAGAGGGCCTCCGCAGCAACTTAAATCCCGCTCCTTTCTAGCCGTAAAAAccgcccttttcagggcgactattttcttctgataaaaagagttaatttgattttcactccgataatcatcaacgtacatttctgtgagcattgcacaagttttttttttttgcaatgctcgtCAGACGCTTAATAATAGTTTCCCTCATATCATGGCATTGACGATTTCACCCAATCTCTCAAAAGTTCACTCATCGATTTGGTGCTAAATCACAAATCGGCCGCGCAAGATTTCCCTCAATGGGTCTTGTTTTTCACACGCTACTACTGTCGATCGGTACGAGGTGGTGCTGCTGGCAAAAAATCCCCCATCGGCGTGCTGTCTAACAAACACACACAGCCACCCGCCTGAGCATTTTTGGAGGGAAACGGAAAATTTCTGCTAATAATTCTTAGTAAAATATGATTGgttgtggtcctgaaaaggaccgtttgttgctgTTTCGTTCTGGGGGGTGATGGGCACACAccaaatttaggcccgctccccacggatccggcgagccagttggatgtctttcggcatgatggtcactcgcttggcatggatagcgcacagattggtatcctcgaacaaaccaaccaggtaagcctcgctggcttcttgaagggccatgacggctgagctctggaagcgcagatcggttttgaagtcctgcgcgatctcacgaaccagacgctggaagggcagcttgcggattagtagctctgtcgacttctgatagcgacgaatttctcgcagcgcgacagttcctggtctgtagcgatggggcttcttaacgccacccgtagctggggcacttttacgggcagccttcgttgccaactgttTGCGGGGAGCTTTCCCTCCGGTGGACTTGCGGGCGGTCTGTTTCGTACGGGCCATGGCGCGAAAATTCTGCTCTACTACTGATACCACTGTGATGCTGTTCAAACGACGAATGATGACCAAAACAGaccgaccgattttttttatagtcgCGAATAAACACTACTATCGCCTGTCTCGCTCGTGTACGTGCCATGTGCCTTTTCGTTCTGTATACGGTTCGATTCGGCTACTATACTTCCCCCACCATTTCCATTCCGGAGCCAGTGTTGCCAGACttgattttttcagcttttcattagatttgcaaaaaaatattcctaaaaagaaaaactatgtatgagcaaaaaaaatcgcctagaaatcaataaaattccaacagtagaagaatatcaaacagaaatagtttgttcatcagtaacaatttgttccatcatagatcagtatcagatatcgatatttaagtaccatagaagccaatataacgtaccatgtagacggatgtatagaaaatctttataagttaaaaaaaaaacccgtttgtttttcgatttactttttctttctttctttttcaggaGAATCAATTTCCGGGCAATCGTTTTCCAGGGAAAATGCTACCATGTCAGCATTAGTCCGGATAAAGCAGATTTCGGCAATCCCAAGCTACTAAAACAGTGGCAACAGTGAACTTCGTGTTCGCGCTATTTCCCCTTCAAACCAACACATCACGAGTAAGCATATAGATAGCAGCCATGGTAATCTTCCTATGCGGCGGCGACTGAGAATGTGTGTGCATCAGTATAAAAGCGCTACTCAATGGGCCGAATTGCAACATTCGGTATTGGAATCTCGCTGCTGCAGGTGTGCTGCGCTAGCCTACTAAGTTATTACCTACAACAACCAAGAAGATGACTGGCCGTGGCAAAGGAGGCAAAGGGCTCGGCAAGGGAGGCGCTAAGCGGCACCGCAAGGTGCTTCGTGACAATATCCAGGGCATCACCAAACCCGCCATTCGTCGTCTGGCTCGACGTGGAGGAGTGAAGCGAATCTCCGGTTTGATATACGAGGAAACCCGTGGTGTGCTGAAGATTTTTCTGGAAAACGTTATCCGGGACGCTGTGACGTACACTGAACATGCCAAACGGAAGACCGTCACTGCGATGGATGTCGTCTATGCGCTTAAACGCCAGGGACGCACATTGTacggttttggtggttaagcCCTACCACGACGTTCACGACaacacaaaaggcccttttcagggccaccaaatgtttagaaaaaagaaTTAGTTTGAAATGTATCCTTCATAATTTTCATCCACGTTGCAGGGGCGTACTGTTTAATGTGCGATTTTGATGGATATGCGAGAGACCGTCGTAACACTACAACGCGCTCAGTCGCTGGGTTTCCCTTTTTTCATATATgcatttcctttttctttctccTGAGCTTGCGTATCATGGGACAAAACGGCTCGTTTCTCGATAGCAACGAACCGCCGACCGACTCTTTTTTTCGCGCGCGCACGTTTTAGCTTACCACGCTTTCACCTACCTGTCTACCTATGAATTTGCGTACCTTTAATTGGTCTGAATGATAAAAGTAAAGTTGATGGCTGGTGAGTTAGTACTGTATCAATCAGGAAGCAattacaacacacacacacacacacacacaggaagagagagagagagagagagagagagagagagagagagagagagagagagagagagagagagagattgagcaaccgtaaaaaagtCCAGCTTGTGATCTGTGTCGGGGGACAAGcgttcccatcgatgcgtgcgctgaagcgcctgggtgtgatggtcgacgcgtGCGGTTTATCAGCTCACAGCCATGTACACAACGATGTAGCGAGTTGATCAGTACATCctaaataatagaattttgagttagccaaagcaattcgaaataacactgatgattagagcactaaaatcaaaatccgcaactaaaatgttggatttttttcgaggtatttCTCTCTGTCTGTCTCTGCCGTCGAAACAAGAAAGCATTTCGCGAGCGCGTTGTACGGTTCTACGAGCAACACAAGAATCTCGGCGAAAAGTGCACGGTACAATATTTCAAAGGGGAAAACGTTGCGCCGTCGACTGTTTACAACACCTTTCGACGGTGCAATCTCAATGCCGCTTGCCGgttgataaaaaaattattttggctaaatattttgttttgcacgaagcaagttacttccctcgcaaaaaaaagcaaaaaaaaaaaaaaaacaatcgttcCCGAATACCCACTCGATCCCATTTGTACCCTAAAAAGCACAACCCGCTTCACAATTTGCTTCAGTGTCGCCCAATCGCAGATTTCTTCGGGATTTCGTTTTGAGAGCCACGAATTGCAAACAAGTTGATTGGTAGAAGATCACGAAATGCATTAGCAAAGTTGACGTAGACGCCGTACTACGCGCCTGTTCCGACATCAAACGGAAGCTTCGCCGAACAGCATCCAATTACGGATCGGTTTGAAATGTTCACTAATTTTTGGCCAACAATGGAGAACGTATCTTCTAATTTCAATCGAAtcgtttgtcttttttttttgacaggttgagaaaaaaaatccaaaatttgtgttgccacccgttaactttttttgttttagtaattttaataacgaaagttttcagcaaaggaccagccgaccgaaacgttttccgcaggtcgccaaattacgagcacttccgctcgagcaaatatgtacaaaaatgaaataattttatatagagagaagttttctttcgattggaTAGCACCGAAAAGGTTTTCCAATTGCTAGAAGGTTCAAATTAACCTATTTTCCACAATTCAGTTTGCACGTGCCGCCATAGTCGGATACATGATTTGATAATATTCGGCCATACGCTTAAAACAGAATGTTCAGCGGGTGTTAGTTTGGACGGTGCGGACAGTGCAGTAAATTGAATGCAAACTTCCAGTGTACTTTTCACAAGCAGTAATTcgattttggttgatttaaaaCAACAGTCCGTAAAATTTTACCGGCACCGATCGAATAGTAACTTCCAACCGTCATCTACGCGTTCCCAAACAGAGCCGATGAATACGATCCTAAACAACAGACACCGGACCCCCGGTTATCATATTCGCAGACTTGCATCATCGTGCATCCATCGACTCGTCGTCTACAACTGTGTGTGTGGaagaaaaccaaaccaaacgaaCGCGCAATGGCTGAAACTGCTATCGACGTTGCTGCTACGGCCCCTGCCGTCGTCGCCTCTCCGCCAGCCGCCAAAGCGCCACCGAAGCAGGCGGCCAAGGCTAGCAAGAGTGACGCCAAGAaaccgaaaaaatcttcaacccaTCCACCAGTGAGTGAGATGGTTCTGGCTGCCATCCGGACCCTGAAGGAACGGAGCGGATCATCACTGCAGGCGATCAAAAAGTACATCGCCGCCAACTACATGTGTGACGTCGCCAGGCTGGCTCCGTTTATCCGGAAGGCTTTGAAAACGGGTGTCGAGAAGGGAAACATCACCCAGACCAAGGGTACCGGTGCTTCCGGATCGTTTAAGGTGACGGTCGAAGCAAAGAAACCGGCTGGCGATAAGAAACCACCATCGGGTGCAGCGAAAAAACCGAAGAAATCGGCTACTAAATCCGGGGAGAAGAAAAATCCGCCGGCTGGTGGTGGTGAGAAGACCAGCAAGCCAAAGGCGGCGATCCCGGCCGCTAAGAAATCGGCTACGAAGAAAGCGAAAGCTGCTGCCCCTGCAAAGGCGGTAACGGCTGCCACTAAACAGAAAGCCACCAaaccatcgaaggctgcagcgaacaagccgagggcacctaagccaaagaaggccgccaccgccccgaagaaggtcaccgccggcaagaagtaaattcccgacaacgtgcgcgtccccccaaaacaacagtccttttcaggactaacaaaattgtaaagaattgattgatgcttattttccgttaatGCTCCGTTCCCCCCATGAGTTTTCTAGCTTGAGCAGCAGCGCGCGCACACACCCGCATTCAACTGGCTGTCGATTGGCAAGATAAATCAGTCGTCGTTAGTTTGATTAAACAAATCACTATAGTAAATAGGCGCGGTTTCTTGCTCAGATAAACGTACGTACGTACAGGTAAATTAATAGTAGGCCGTGGTTTTCTGTTGccttaacaaacaaacaaacaaacagagcaagtataatattactctgattagcaaacaacgcgcttattttggctataataaaacagagaaaaattggctggcacaataaacaaacgaacgaacgaTAATTACCGATTTTTTAGCCTAAATTGACGAACGTATTGTATTGTTCAACTTTGCGATTATGAATTGTGTTGGGTATTTAATTATTAACGTTCAACGCAGATCAGAAGTTTGAAGGCTGGGAAGTGCATTGTAttaacaagtatgatccagaaatgtgttCTTTTTGCGGCAGAATTTTCATACGCAGGGGCTGTTTTAGACTGACTGAGTAGAATATAGACGATAAAGGGGTAGAAAAAAGACTGTTTTCCGTcttaacaaaaacaatcaactagcggtaaggggaaagactacttccacaaactacagcaattgatttggtgatgatttgaaaaatggacagagaaacaaaaatgacaacGACGTTTTTGCTCtaatgaaacaaacaaacaaacaacaacaactaatgtttatataaactatgtgtacacatttcaattcaactctttaccagaacgtgttttggtggccctgaaaagggccgatgACGATGGGGTGGTGGTGTGTGACATCCGGCGGCGGGGCGGGCGACACGTTTACTTCGAGCTGGTATACTTGGTAACGGCCTTGGTACCTTCCGATACGGCATGTTTCGCCAGCTCTCCCGGTAACAGCAAACGAACGGCGGTCTGTACCTCGCGGGAGGTGATCGTCGACCGTCGGTTGTAATGGGCCAGACGAGATGCTTCGTTAGCAATACGCTCGAAGATGTCGTTCACGAAGCTATTCATGATGCTCATCGCCTTCGACGAGACACCGGTGTCCGGATGGACCTGCTTCAGcaccttgtagatgtagatagcgtagctttccttgcgccgttgctttcgcttcttcttctctcctcctcctgcttttgtggcgatgttcttctgtgccttgccaccgccgccgccggattttttcacagcctttccgctggctttcggtgccatagtaacgacgtggttgtgctgctgttaacgctctcgatgcgaactgcgctgactgattggtagcaaaaatcactacatatcgcttatatacgatcgtgtagcgagacgaaggttcgtccttttttgtgtttagcgcgtttcgttcgttcgctactccgcccctttggcgaacgatgtgcaatgaAGCGAATGCATAACAAGGGGTGCTGTGTGCGCGAGTGGCATCAGTGTTACTCGTATTGTCTACGTGACTACACACGAACGCGCACAGCGATAAACCTACAACAATGTCTGCACGCGGTAAAGGAGGAAAAGTGAAGGGAAAGCCAAAATCCCGCTCAGTTCGTGCCGGTCTCCAGTTCCCTGTTGGCCGAATTCACCGTCTGCTGAGGAAGGGAAATTATGCTGAACGTGTCGGTGCCGGAGCACCCGTCTACTTGGCAGCTGTGATGGAATATCTTGCCGCCGAAGTACTGGAGCTGGCAGGAAACGCTGCTCGCGATAACAAAAAGACCAGAATCATCCCCCGTCAtctgcagctggccattcgaaatgacgaagagctgaacaaactgctctccggtgTGACCATTGCTCAGGGTGGCGTGTTGCCTAACATACAGGCCGTACTGCTGCCGAAGAAGACTGAAAAGAGGGCCTCCGCAGCAACTTAAATCCCGCTCCTTTCTAGCCGTAAAAAccgcccttttcagggcgactattttcttctgataaaaagagttaatttgattttcactccgataatcatcaacgtacatttctgtgagcattgcacaagttttttttttttgcaatgctcgtCAGACGCTTAATAATAGTTTCCCTCATATCATGGCATTGACGATTTCACCCAATCTCTCAAAAGTTCACTCATCGATTTGGTGCTAAATCACAAATCGGCCGCGCAAGATTTCCCTCAATGGGTCTTGTTTTTCACACGCTACTACTGTCGATCGGTACGAGGTGGTGCTGCTGGCAAAAAATCCCCCATCGGCGTGCTGTCTAACAAACACACACAGCCACCCGCCTGAGCATTTTTGGAGGGAAACGGAAAATTTCTGCTAATAATTCTTAGTAAAATATGATTGgttgtggtcctgaaaaggaccgtttgttgctgTTTCGTTCTGGGGGGTGATGGGCACACAccaaatttaggcccgctccccacggatccggcgagccagttggatgtctttcggcatgatgg from Topomyia yanbarensis strain Yona2022 unplaced genomic scaffold, ASM3024719v1 HiC_scaffold_6, whole genome shotgun sequence includes these protein-coding regions:
- the LOC131695849 gene encoding histone H4-like translates to MTGRGKGGKGLGKGGAKRHRKVLRDNIQGITKPAIRRLARRGGVKRISGLIYEETRGVLKIFLENVIRDAVTYTEHAKRKTVTAMDVVYALKRQGRTLYGFGG
- the LOC131695994 gene encoding histone H2A-beta, sperm-like; this translates as MSARGKGGKVKGKPKSRSVRAGLQFPVGRIHRLLRKGNYAERVGAGAPVYLAAVMEYLAAEVLELAGNAARDNKKTRIIPRHLQRINFWAIVFQGKCYHVSISPDKADFGNPKLLKQWQQ
- the LOC131695992 gene encoding histone H2A-beta, sperm-like, translated to MSARGKGGKVKGKPKSRSVRAGLQFPVGRIHRLLRKGNYAERVGAGAPVYLAAVMEYLAAEVLELAGNAARDNKKTRIIPRHLQRINFRAIVFQGKCYHVSISPDKADFGNPKLLKQWQQ
- the LOC131695991 gene encoding histone H1A, sperm-like produces the protein MAETAIDVAATAPAVVASPPAAKAPPKQAAKASKSDAKKPKKSSTHPPVSEMVLAAIRTLKERSGSSLQAIKKYIAANYMCDVARLAPFIRKALKTGVEKGNITQTKGTGASGSFKVTVEAKKPAGDKKPPSGAAKKPKKSATKSGEKKNPPAGGGEKTSKPKAAIPAAKKSATKKAKAAAPAKANFHTQGLF